TGGATTCTCTCATTCTCAATTTCCGTCTCATGTGTGCAGGTTACATAAAGCCATCTACGGCCTTCGCCAGTCACCTTGTGCATGGTATTCTCGGTTGAGTTACCGCTTGGTTGATCTTGAATTTACCATCTCTTCAGATGACCCATCGCTATTTTTACGCATGTCTAGCTCCATCACAATATTTGTGTTGGTTTATGTTAATGATATATTGATCACGGGCTCCTCACTTCAATGCATCTCTGATCTCATTTTTGCACTGAAGACTGACTTCCCTATAACTGATCTCGGCAGCTTGCATTTCTTCCTGGGCATAGAAGCAACGTTCAACTCCAATGGCTTACTTCCCTGTGAAATCATCGATGGCCACCTCAGACAAGCTTAGTGCATTCGCTGGGAATTTATTTGAAGATCCCACGTTATATCACAGGACGGTTGGTTCGTTGTAATACCTATCATTTACACAATCGGATCTCGCTTTTGCAATCAGCAAGGTATGCCAATTCATACATGCTTTTCATGTACCTCGCTGGCAAGCTGTTAGGCGTATCTTGAGATACCTTAAGCACACATCAAACCTCAATCTGCAGCTTTTCCCTTCATCTTGTTCTAACATCACAGCTTTTTCCAACGCCGATTGGGATGGGTGTCATGACGACAAGTGTTCAACTAGTGGCTTCTGCATCTTCTTTGATGCTAACTTGATCTCTTGGTCTTCAAAGAAGCAACCAACCATTGCTCGTTCCTCCGCCGAAGCTAAATTCAAAGCCGTTGCAAATGCTACTATCAAAGTCATTTGGCTGCAGCACCTTTGTCAGGATCTTGGTGTCAACCTTAATCGTGCTTCTTTAATCTATTGTGATAATATGAGAGCAACTTACCTCTTATGTAATCCGGTTTTTTATGCACGGACAAAGCACGTTGAGATCGATCTCCATTTTGTTTGTGATCGTGTTCTAAATAAATCACTGAAAATGGCTTTCATCTCTGGAAATGATCAACTTGTAGACAAACTTACCAAACCACTCTTAGCGGCACGATTTACAACTCTGTGTTCAAGTCTTTGCCTTCAACATTTGCAGTTTGACTTGGGGGATGTCAAGGCTAATATCGTCCCAGCAGAAACTTCCAACTCACATGCATCACAGCCCAAGGAATCTGGTGCAATCACGTAATCAAATGAGCTGCATGTGTTGTACCTCTTGTAACAAACCACATATTTAGGTCTAGAATATTTTAGCCTTTGTAAATCTGTTAGCACACGCTTATAAAGGCACCTTCTATAAATATTCTTGAGATATAATGGAAATATAAAAAACAGTTTCAATAGCAGTACTGCATGTGCAGTTCGTGATCTGCTATATATTATACAGGAATAACATATGATGGGATAAgttcttaataaataaataatcatccTAAAGCTGGGTTAATCAGATCATTGtagaaagggggaaaaaaaaaatctagaactcATTGATTATGATGCGCTTAAGGGTCTTGATCATCAAGTCGTCGTATCAAAACACCTGGGCTTAGGCCTGAATGCCGGAAAAAAGGTTTACTTTTAGCTGGACACATCAGAAAGGTAAGGCAAATAATAATGATGCATGTACCTACCAAAAAAAGTCCCGACCGGCCAAAAGGCCGAAAGAAAAAGGGTATCATGATCACTACTACGTCGTCTAGTACTGGACCAagtactaaaatattaaaacccaACAAAATTTCCATCTAGGATTAATAATGAAAAcgatgcagctagctagcactTGTCCCCACgaagaaaaatatcaattctCCTACCAGCATGTGTTTCGGCCCGTATCGGTTAAAATTTCGAcctctaatttgtttttttttaattatatatttattttttaactttaaatttagattatactatttataatttaaatatatatctatttatatatattttatttatatatagacaattattttaaaatataatttttatatataatttattcatatatcgactatctcgaaatGGTAtcggtatcaaaatattttattctaatgaCTTGACCGATATGACATCTaatacgatattcaaaacattacattttttatatttttttaatatatttaaatatttttaaaacataaaaaaatatattaattaatttaaaatcacttttttaattattaagttaaaaaaattttcagaaagaTATACTATAACGGTCAAGAATTGGCGGCATACAAGCTTTTCTCAAATATCAAAAACCTACATCTCTGCATTCAGACAAAACGACACCATCCCTTCTTCTCTGGATTTCTCCATATCTTCCTTAGACGTctcataaattattaaattttcaccACCACCATCGAACGTTCCATCTCATCTACTTATACCAATTCCGACTTTCTGCCATGTTATGTGCAGATTTTACGAAAATGCCCTTATCCTCTGgcatctaaaaaattaaaaaccccatatgtagaaaaataaatcttcactgAGAGGAAAAGTAAAACACAGAGACAATAGGAAAACCAAAATAAACGTGAAAtcgaaatgatagttacagaatacgtaagtattatataattattttaaaaaaataaataaatacgagacttacataaaaaaaataattttttaataattaattttatttttttttcaaaacaactgtATTATACGTACATATTCTATAactacatatatgtatatatatatattcttctttcttctttttaaacaaaCATGGGTCATCAGACAAATTTTTTCCACCTAAGAATAATGAAAAGGACGCAGCACTAGTCCCCACGAAGAAAAATCTTGATTCGGACAAAATGAGACCATCCGGCCTTTTGGGTTCTCCATCTACATGGATTTCACCATCGTTATCATTTACTAATTCCAACGTATACCATATATACATGATGTTACAGTTTCCAATCTGAAGCACGTTACTGGAagaacttaattatatatattgatatccCGCCcaaccaaaattaaaatcatgcCAAAAAATTGTGCTTGTACGTAGTACTGTCATGACTTCGAAATTCTGATCCGGTTATTATTGTGAGGGcattttgtcttcttcttcattttacaCCCAGCTTCGACAGGACGTTTTAACTTTACATTATCCGTCAAGATTTGAGTACTATTACCGATTATATCTAGAATTACACAGAGCAATTACCATTCGTTAGTCTTTTCACTGTTAGAATGTACAAGTCTAGACCAATTTCTAGCAGATCATGATGGTTTAGCCAAAATGAGTCGTGTTACTGCATGGTTCCAGTAGTACTGCTTGTTTTACTGCATggttaattttcttcttcttcttcttctgtatGGGTCTCTTGAATGTATCagcttgcatatatatatatatataatatatatatatttatagtttatacACCTGTAGGCAAGCTGTTTTATTTTGGTAAGGCTTTGCTCTTTGGATTTTTGTAACTGTGAAAACCTTTTCATATTCTTCGACCAAGTCATGAGGActatatatcaataattttgcaattatatatatgcatcgatcgcatgatattattttaatttgagaaTGGAAGATGTCATGTGAAACACCCAAAGTGTATTTTCCTCGTCCTTATTTTAGCAAGATTGAAATCAAAATTCATGTCAAAATGGAATTAGGTTAAGCGCCTAGCTACATATAATTAGCCTCTGCAAATTACATGTTAAGCAAGGCAAAAGCTCCGTAAATTGAAACTGATATTTACACATGAGGTACATGCATTCGCAAGTACAAGCAGAAAGATAGACAAAACTATGAAAGCTAAACCTGGAGATGGAAAGACAAATTAACTTAACTCGGAAAGTAAAGAAAACAACATTCAAGCCAAATCAGGAAAATATGTGGAACGGTACTGAAACCATTCTCCATGCACCTAATTATATCTGCAGGTTTCTTTGTTCTACCAAAAAGGTCTAGATCTCTTGGAGCCAATCGAAGGAAGGTTAATTTCTGGAACGGTGAAACCATCCTCCATGCACCTTCTGTTGAATTTTATGTTTGTAGCTTCCTTCCTCTCTTTGAACACATTCTGCCCTGCTATTTTCTGGGGACACTGAAGAGCAGGTTGTTGAGGGACCCAGACTCCGAAATTAATCTCAGGCGAGAAAGTATCCATATTGCTCTCAAGATCAGCATCCAGAAACGGCAATACACTGTCATCACTCTGCTTTCAATTACAAAGATGGAGAATATTACACTTGAGATCCAAAAGTGAAGCCAAAAGTGTTTGGAGTTAGCGACGCAAACCTTATAGAAACCAAAAGGAGTAGGACTTGAATCGAGAAAGTCCTCAACGTGCCATCCCGGAAGAGTCTCTATCAAGTACTCCGATATGCTACTTGTTTGGTTCGCTGGCAAGTTTTGATCATCTCCTTTGTGATCAGTGACTAGTGTTGTTGTGGTCGAAACTGAGTTTTTGGCCAGCAAAGTTTGCTGTGAATTTGTAAGATCAGAAGCAGGAACTGAGTTCTTGATCCTAAGCTGAGACTTGTAATCAGGAACAGAATCATAGCCGTTGGTTGAAACAGCGATACAGGAGGAGGACTTATAGAGAGTAGCGGTAGAAGAGAGCTTAATCCCTGTAAGAAGAAACCTATTATGCTTCTGGGTGTGCTCGTTGGTAGTGTGAATCGGGAAATCACACTCTCTGCACAGAATCGCTCTGTCCTGCTGACAGAACAGAAAAGCTCTTCTCTCCTACCGAGAACCCAAATCATATAACCAAATACAAAAGTCCCGTTACACAAATTAACATGTTCATAATAAAggaattagaaaataaaacattgatttgCCAAGAACGTGCAAGTATCAGCCAAAAGAAGGGTTTCGGCAGTTGTGGTGATCTATACCTTGCAAATATCGCAGAGAGGGACTTGTTTGGACGAAGGGTGGAGAAGAGAGAAGCGTTGATGCTTGGAGGCGAGCTTGTTGGCGTAGTGGACGCGGTGGTCGCAGGCATCGCAGAGAGCAGCCTCGTCGGAGGTGCAGAACACCGAGGCCTCGTCTTTGCCACAGACATCACACTGGATCTTCATCTATTGGTTGGTTTGATTGGACGGCGTGATTGGGGATAGcagaagagaagaaggaaaggtAGAGAAATGatggttaaaacttaaaaagagaGAGGATTGATACTTTGAAGAGAAGGAACTGAGAAAGTTGCAATAAGAGACAGAAACATACAGTATTAAAGTATGTAAAAAGATCTAGGCAAACATAGGGGATCAAATTTCAAGCTATTTGTCTCTCTTCCCATCTACAAGTTTGAGAGGAACGAATGCAGGGTAGAGAGAGATATGgcctttttttccttgtttttaaGTGAAATCCAGTACTGCATTATCTATGATGACCtaacttcttttatttatatatatcgaGTAGTACTTTGGTTGATTTTAGTGCTTATTTTTCTAATGTTTCCGTTCAGTGAGTTCCCTCATGGCTAGGTTTTACACCAAAGTACTGTTTACGTCTTCAAATTTTACGGCGAGGCCACCACCGGGGGTGCCTGTAGAAATTAAGGTCCCAGCCTCCAGGGGATCGACTTTCACAACTTCTAGTAATTTATAGGGTAAGGTAGGCTACTCTTAAGCAAAGTAAGAACTATTCCCACGTGTTAAATCTTATTCTTATAACACCTTTTACAACACTTTTGTATCATGATATTGTTCAATATTATTTGTATGAGATTATCGTTAACGTGTCAGACAATTAATAGTCAAGCCAATGATATTTGTTACGAAAATATTCATGAGAGATTATATATAAGATCACTAGCTATATATCAATGTCTAAAAAACGTATATaatgatcaaaataataaaatctatttctgAGTTAGATGGAAGGGATTAATGGGACTCAATATTTAGGGTACCCAAGTGAAGTCATGAAACACTTTTCAGAAGCTGGCCGGGACTCATTTAGTTGGAGCTTTCCAAGCAGAGAGAGTCTGCATGGGGACCATGCTCTACTGCTGGCTTTGTCAATCGCCAATTAATCATCAGTTTGCTGTACTGAGTCAGCAGGTCCACTTTTGCAAGTCCAtgatacataaaaaattaaaaaataaaattactgatTGGTTTATTCATTGGTTAGTGATAGGTTGTTACCCGCGTCTTACCatctatttattacttatagtatatttgaaatttttttttatcattttcttttaagtattatttttaacatcctatcttataaatcattaaaaaaattaaaaaatttataattttattaatagtcacttctttaactattaagtaaaataaaaaaaaataaatataaaaaaataataaataagtagtagAAGGATATTAAcgctatcattatccttatttttatttacttctaaaaaagctaaaaaagaaaagtgagtgcAGAGATAATTatcctatatataattatcgGAACTTACTAAATATAAGTGGTTTGGCGTACTAAATTACGTACCAAcactcacataattttttttattaaaaaaaatatcttataattaattGAGTTTTATTATGTACAAACAAATTTACGTATTAATCtacgtattaatattattgcctttatattttaaatttaaattaatactatttttaataaaatttactttctaatcaattatattaaatatatgtatatattaaatgtatataatcctttacaattaaattttttctaattaatatggGTATGCTTTGGTGCACTTGGAAGAAAATTTCTCCATAATGATCTCTGCAGAGTAGTGTAGATCTCTTTTCTCTGTTTGTCCGCAAATGGGGATTAGGGGGACCCCTCTTTATTTGCGGAAAGGGGGAGGATGGGATGCTTTTAAGCGCACTTTCAGGAGCCCGCCCGAGAAATTCTTTGTGATAGAATAAAGGGATCGAATAGTAGAAGAGTCTGGGAGCTTAATTTCTAAGAGTGTGTGCATGTGGGCATGTGTGTGTAATTGCctcataaataattaataagtacGGAAGGTAATTTGTGTCAGGTCATGGGCAATGAAGACGTtgctatctatctatctatctactTCCTTCcaatgaatattattgttattttttgcaGCCAATTTCGTTCTttctatacacacacacacgatcTCTTTGTCGTTCACTTTGTACCATATTTCTCGAGATGGGAGATCCATTCAAGCAATAATTCCTTACCTCTGGcgtgtatatataaatacacacactTTGGCCGTTAATTGGCGGTGTTATTTGTTAACCAATTGAAGGGAGATTTAGGTTGAGAAGCCAACGAGAATACTCACAAtataaatgtgtgtgtgtggttctTTCTCCAGACGGGTTTATTTATATTAAGGTTCACAAAACCAGGGCCAACGACCAGATGACAAAGTCGTCGATCATCATTTGTTTAATTAAAGTCccgttccccccccccccccccccccaaaatttTTTTCCTAGAGATGTCAAATCGTATTGACCGGACATATTCGTATcgtattaaaatatatatatatattatactatatggatCAATCTGAACACGATCCATTAagtttatcgtgtcaaaatctcaagtCTTAAAATGACCTATTAACATAACAAatcgtgtcgtgtcaactcGTTAgtgaatattacaaaataagtTAACACGATCCGaccaaactcatttcaactcatttatgtaaatgggttgaatagATCCAAAACTAACCCGTTTGACTTgattaaatttaacataattttatataaatattaaaatcacaatatctataaaaaatctaaaactaactacaagtccaaaattacaattcaaataataaaaatatcgaaattaaaatatcaacaattttacttttaagtataagggtttaattataactttaattttcttaacgggtcaaaacagattgacccgttatcaacctaTTAagaaatcgtgtcttaacgggttgacccgttaagattAAATTCAAACCTGTTATTTTTGTGCCATTTTCGTGTTaagttaacgggtcgtgtcacatattgtcatccATGCATACCTTttccctcaaaaaaaaaaaaaaaaaaaaaaggaaaaacaattctaattaaCAAAGTCTGACCATGGCCTGAATTTGGACGTTCTCATCCGCTGAGCTTAATGTTCTAAGGGCGTAATAATGCACAGCACTtcgattaaaacaaaaaaagcataAATGTTGTATGCAAAAGTGATAAGATCAGTGATTAGCCGATCGACATCCGATTGAATC
This genomic interval from Juglans microcarpa x Juglans regia isolate MS1-56 chromosome 4D, Jm3101_v1.0, whole genome shotgun sequence contains the following:
- the LOC121261660 gene encoding B-box zinc finger protein 21-like — protein: MKIQCDVCGKDEASVFCTSDEAALCDACDHRVHYANKLASKHQRFSLLHPSSKQVPLCDICKERRAFLFCQQDRAILCRECDFPIHTTNEHTQKHNRFLLTGIKLSSTATLYKSSSCIAVSTNGYDSVPDYKSQLRIKNSVPASDLTNSQQTLLAKNSVSTTTTLVTDHKGDDQNLPANQTSSISEYLIETLPGWHVEDFLDSSPTPFGFYKSDDSVLPFLDADLESNMDTFSPEINFGVWVPQQPALQCPQKIAGQNVFKERKEATNIKFNRRCMEDGFTVPEINLPSIGSKRSRPFW